A single window of Methylomarinum sp. Ch1-1 DNA harbors:
- a CDS encoding sulfite exporter TauE/SafE family protein: MDHTTHDMHAMHDMASAAGFDYTLAFVAGVLGSGHCLGMCGALVSGYFMNVGKTRSYLPYFAYQLTRIFVYTMIGFAAAALGFVLVSSGMFGKIQSILQMVIGTVVIILALGILGWIPWQGSFRLIPMNMLRKGYASARNKGPVLGAMIAGFLNGLMPCPLTFAMAVKATSALSVVEGGALMLAFGAGTLPTMLLVSVAFGKLGAKVRGIMLKCAALIMIFMGLNTFYSGLSFYTEEDFKHRTFLHALKESIDESIVFLGEMIDYINSMMSNIQGM; the protein is encoded by the coding sequence ATGGATCATACTACGCATGACATGCATGCCATGCACGATATGGCGTCCGCCGCCGGATTCGATTATACGCTGGCATTCGTCGCCGGCGTTTTGGGCAGCGGGCATTGTCTGGGGATGTGCGGGGCATTGGTTTCCGGCTATTTCATGAATGTCGGCAAGACTCGCTCCTATCTTCCTTATTTTGCCTATCAACTGACCCGCATTTTTGTTTATACGATGATAGGTTTCGCGGCTGCGGCCTTAGGTTTCGTGCTGGTGTCCAGCGGCATGTTCGGTAAAATCCAAAGTATTCTGCAAATGGTGATCGGCACCGTCGTCATCATCCTGGCGCTGGGTATTTTGGGTTGGATTCCATGGCAAGGCTCGTTTAGGTTGATTCCGATGAATATGCTGCGCAAAGGCTATGCTTCCGCGCGCAACAAGGGGCCGGTGCTGGGCGCGATGATCGCCGGCTTTCTGAATGGCTTGATGCCTTGTCCGCTGACCTTTGCGATGGCGGTCAAGGCGACCTCGGCGTTAAGCGTCGTTGAAGGCGGGGCATTGATGTTGGCTTTCGGCGCCGGAACCTTGCCCACGATGTTGCTGGTCAGTGTGGCCTTTGGTAAGTTGGGGGCGAAGGTTCGCGGCATCATGCTGAAGTGCGCGGCCTTGATCATGATTTTTATGGGGCTGAATACCTTTTATAGCGGTCTCAGCTTTTATACCGAAGAAGATTTTAAACATCGCACCTTTTTGCATGCGCTGAAGGAGTCTATCGATGAAAGCATTGTTTTTCTTGGCGAAATGATCGACTATATTAACTCGATGATGAGTAATATTCAGGGGATGTAA
- a CDS encoding glycine zipper 2TM domain-containing protein — translation MTQLISIIIMAFAFSAPVAASGGYDHPGRGYAHGHYKQRHHGHRHPKRHHHHYRRPVERVYVREEVRYVPQPPVRYYQAPAPRYHRYDRRTVEGLIGGAFGSAIGYEIGNGDPLAAGIGAAAGSLIGNQIRR, via the coding sequence ATGACTCAATTAATCTCGATTATCATCATGGCTTTTGCATTTTCTGCGCCAGTGGCCGCATCCGGTGGTTACGATCATCCGGGGCGCGGATACGCCCATGGTCATTACAAGCAGAGACATCACGGTCACAGACATCCTAAGCGTCACCATCATCATTATCGTCGTCCTGTGGAGCGCGTTTATGTCAGAGAGGAAGTCAGATATGTTCCGCAACCGCCGGTTCGCTATTATCAAGCGCCGGCGCCTCGTTACCACAGATATGATCGGAGAACGGTTGAAGGCTTGATCGGCGGTGCATTCGGCAGCGCCATCGGCTATGAAATCGGCAACGGCGATCCGTTGGCGGCGGGCATAGGGGCCGCGGCGGGGTCATTAATCGGCAATCAAATACGCCGTTAA
- the lpxD gene encoding UDP-3-O-(3-hydroxymyristoyl)glucosamine N-acyltransferase codes for MTLTIQELAQACDAQPQGGDPSLTVHSAADIMSAEAGQVTVLSDNKYKKYLKDTQASACFIANTFNIDEVPAGLTLLRCDDPEICFLSAVGTLHPTAKIEKQISPQAVIAENSTLGDNINIGPFSTIGQHSRIGDDSDIYAGVHIGNNVSIGKHCKIYSNAVIYDNTVIGDNVIIHSGAIVAADGFGYKYRNNQHIKVPHVGNVVIADNVEIGANTCIDRGALGSTTIGAGSKIDNLVQLGHNNKVGRNVIICGQSGISGSCTIEDGAILAGSSGIADHVKIGQQAVVMARSGVSQDIKAGAQVWGSPAKDRKTAWKELAALSKLPELLKKFKELQSRVEKLEN; via the coding sequence ATGACGCTTACTATTCAGGAACTCGCTCAAGCTTGCGACGCCCAACCTCAAGGCGGCGATCCCTCGCTAACCGTTCATTCAGCCGCCGACATCATGTCTGCCGAAGCAGGCCAAGTCACGGTATTGAGCGACAACAAATATAAAAAATACCTGAAGGACACCCAAGCATCGGCCTGTTTTATTGCCAACACATTCAACATCGATGAGGTCCCGGCGGGGTTGACGCTGCTGCGCTGTGACGACCCCGAAATCTGCTTTCTGAGTGCGGTCGGCACGCTGCACCCGACTGCGAAGATCGAAAAACAGATTTCCCCGCAAGCGGTCATCGCCGAAAACTCGACCCTGGGCGACAACATCAATATCGGCCCTTTTTCCACGATCGGTCAGCATAGCCGCATCGGCGACGACAGTGATATTTACGCCGGCGTCCATATCGGCAATAACGTCAGCATCGGCAAGCACTGTAAGATCTATTCCAATGCAGTGATTTACGATAACACCGTGATCGGCGATAACGTCATCATCCATTCCGGCGCCATCGTCGCCGCGGACGGTTTCGGTTATAAATACCGTAACAATCAACATATCAAAGTACCCCATGTCGGCAATGTCGTCATCGCCGACAATGTCGAGATCGGCGCCAATACCTGCATCGACCGCGGCGCATTGGGATCGACCACGATAGGCGCCGGCAGCAAAATCGACAACTTGGTGCAACTGGGTCATAACAACAAGGTCGGCAGAAACGTCATCATATGCGGCCAATCTGGCATTTCCGGCTCCTGTACGATCGAGGACGGCGCCATTCTGGCCGGCAGTTCCGGCATCGCCGATCATGTCAAGATCGGCCAGCAGGCAGTGGTCATGGCCCGTTCCGGCGTCTCCCAGGATATCAAAGCCGGCGCCCAGGTCTGGGGCAGCCCGGCCAAAGACCGAAAAACAGCTTGGAAAGAGCTGGCGGCGCTAAGCAAATTGCCGGAGTTGCTTAAGAAATTTAAGGAGTTACAAAGCCGGGTGGAGAAGTTGGAAAACTGA
- a CDS encoding EcsC family protein, with translation MQRADLVELAVAAQRLESTNIATRISHFMGIPIEKALAALPGHWSTVVSRITRTALEKALDGALYSLKPLPRKPANKTHKLIAGVSGAIGGSFGITALAVELPISATLMLRSIADIARSHGEDLADLDTKMACLTVFALSGGSANNQESADTSYYAVRSFLSKAIGDTTNHIAVHGFSKEGAPALVKLVNAVASRFSIPVSEKLAAQTLPAIGAVGGASVNLLFMEHYQQMAKAHFSVRRLEKRYGKDIVKDMYIRIVKENVSRQRKKWSTAELAAP, from the coding sequence ATGCAACGGGCCGATCTTGTTGAATTGGCTGTGGCGGCGCAGCGGCTGGAGTCGACAAATATCGCGACCCGCATCAGCCATTTTATGGGCATACCGATCGAAAAAGCGCTGGCCGCCTTGCCGGGGCATTGGTCTACCGTGGTCTCCAGAATCACCCGCACCGCGCTGGAAAAAGCCCTGGACGGCGCCTTGTATTCGCTGAAACCGCTTCCGAGAAAGCCGGCTAATAAAACCCATAAGCTGATAGCCGGCGTCAGCGGCGCAATCGGCGGTTCGTTCGGCATTACCGCGCTGGCGGTGGAACTGCCGATCTCGGCCACGCTGATGCTGCGGTCCATTGCCGACATCGCCCGCAGTCACGGTGAAGATCTGGCCGACCTGGACACGAAAATGGCTTGTTTGACGGTTTTCGCCCTCAGCGGCGGCTCCGCAAATAATCAGGAAAGCGCCGATACCAGCTATTATGCGGTGCGCTCCTTTCTCAGCAAGGCGATAGGTGACACCACCAATCACATCGCGGTGCACGGCTTTTCCAAAGAGGGCGCACCGGCGCTGGTGAAGCTGGTCAATGCCGTCGCCAGTCGTTTCAGCATCCCGGTCTCGGAAAAATTGGCCGCCCAGACCTTGCCGGCTATCGGTGCGGTTGGCGGCGCATCGGTCAATTTGCTGTTCATGGAGCATTACCAGCAAATGGCCAAGGCGCATTTTAGCGTGCGCCGGCTGGAAAAACGCTATGGCAAGGATATCGTAAAGGACATGTATATCCGCATCGTCAAGGAAAACGTCAGCCGTCAGCGGAAAAAATGGTCGACCGCAGAATTGGCTGCACCTTGA
- a CDS encoding sigma-54-dependent transcriptional regulator, which translates to MSKQEPYILVVDDEQDIRQLVSEILEDEGYQVAMAENATVARALKQECQPCLILLDIWMPDSDGITLLKEWVAEDDALCPVIMMSGHASVESAVEATRLGAYDFLEKPLSLAKLLLTVERALEASHLQQENAGLKQQLMLGVEPIGKSAVVERAKDQIKRLAQHDARVLFVGEAGVGKEMYARYLHNNSARRDGPFVDVSVGSIAPENSAVEFFGREDGGGKIYRGLLEQAHGGTLFLGEISGMDQETQARLLSALESSSFLRVGGSESVRVDVRVLSSTRMSLEEEVSSGRFRQDLYYLLNVVTLEIQPLREHSEDVPGLLNYYVDHFVAQEKLPFRKFSMAAQNYLRNYSWPGNVRELKNLVQRLMILGAGDDIELDEVKDALGSFAEEPVLTGVVPEFFNLPLKEAREHFEKSYLEYHFEKNGGSVAKLAAAIGMERTHLYRKLHALKIKL; encoded by the coding sequence ATGAGTAAACAGGAACCCTATATATTGGTTGTCGATGATGAACAGGATATTCGTCAGTTAGTGTCGGAAATTCTCGAAGACGAGGGCTATCAGGTGGCGATGGCTGAAAACGCCACGGTGGCCAGGGCGCTGAAACAGGAATGTCAGCCTTGTCTGATCCTGCTGGATATTTGGATGCCGGATAGCGATGGGATCACCTTGCTGAAAGAATGGGTGGCCGAGGACGACGCCTTATGTCCTGTGATCATGATGTCTGGCCATGCCTCGGTGGAATCGGCAGTGGAGGCGACTCGGCTGGGAGCCTATGACTTTCTGGAAAAGCCCCTGTCATTGGCGAAATTGTTGTTGACGGTCGAACGGGCCTTGGAAGCCAGTCATTTGCAGCAAGAAAACGCCGGTCTCAAACAGCAATTGATGCTGGGCGTCGAACCGATCGGTAAGAGCGCCGTCGTCGAAAGAGCCAAGGATCAGATCAAACGCCTGGCTCAGCATGATGCCCGGGTATTGTTTGTCGGCGAGGCAGGCGTGGGCAAGGAGATGTATGCCCGCTATCTGCATAATAACAGCGCACGCCGCGATGGCCCGTTTGTCGATGTCTCGGTCGGCAGTATCGCACCGGAAAATTCGGCGGTCGAATTTTTCGGTCGCGAGGATGGTGGCGGTAAAATTTATCGCGGTCTGCTGGAGCAGGCCCATGGCGGAACGCTGTTTTTAGGCGAAATATCCGGCATGGATCAGGAAACACAGGCAAGACTGTTGAGCGCGCTGGAATCCAGCTCCTTTTTGCGCGTCGGCGGCAGTGAGTCGGTGCGCGTCGACGTACGGGTGTTATCGTCGACCCGGATGAGTCTGGAAGAAGAGGTGAGCAGTGGCCGGTTCAGGCAGGATCTGTATTATCTGCTCAATGTCGTCACCCTGGAAATTCAGCCGTTGCGTGAACATAGCGAGGACGTACCGGGCTTGCTGAATTACTATGTCGACCATTTTGTCGCCCAGGAAAAGTTGCCGTTCAGAAAATTTTCGATGGCCGCGCAAAACTATCTGCGCAATTACAGTTGGCCGGGAAATGTGCGTGAATTGAAGAATCTGGTGCAGCGTTTGATGATCTTGGGTGCCGGCGACGACATCGAGCTGGACGAGGTCAAGGATGCGCTGGGCTCTTTTGCCGAAGAGCCTGTATTGACCGGCGTGGTGCCGGAATTTTTTAACTTGCCGTTAAAGGAAGCCAGGGAGCATTTTGAAAAATCCTATCTGGAATATCATTTCGAAAAAAATGGCGGCAGCGTCGCCAAATTGGCCGCGGCGATAGGCATGGAGCGTACGCATTTATATCGTAAGCTCCATGCATTGAAGATCAAATTGTAA
- a CDS encoding heavy metal translocating P-type ATPase metal-binding domain-containing protein, whose product MSDEKAVCDLCGLAIETPGFSLKTTAGEKKFCCEGCKGIYQMLHEGDILEDEEVEENASSD is encoded by the coding sequence ATGAGTGATGAAAAAGCTGTATGTGATTTGTGCGGTTTGGCCATAGAAACGCCAGGTTTTTCTCTGAAAACGACGGCGGGCGAAAAAAAATTCTGCTGCGAGGGATGCAAGGGAATTTATCAGATGTTGCATGAAGGCGATATCTTGGAAGATGAAGAGGTTGAAGAAAACGCTTCGTCCGATTAA
- a CDS encoding heavy metal translocating P-type ATPase codes for MDAIPPNYQNFRLVHQLKRRIRIVSPILKNDLERGYIFEILLKKRPEIKKVRSVFAIGSVVIEFDADRLPKKNLLILLEAVLGNIAQKNSASIKSGKKVLSGPVQEIDLAVEGMSCASCALLIEMMLNRDERIKSASVNFATETVTVHGQLNKEDVAARIECLGYGAFSMDSLSQRKSLIVKEQRRIEAARKRVIWSGILSLPVVAIAMTMSKSRWTHWLQFLLTTPVVFGAGKQFFVKAGKLAKQRAANMDSLIALGVGSAYGYSLPALLRRRGHLYFEAAAAIITFVLLGRYLEERARGKAGEAIRKLVDLQPQTATLLRDGEEIDVDVDEVQVDDVLLIRPGEKIPTDGVVIFGVSTVDEAMVTGESLPVVKESGHQVIGGCVNGNGVLQIRATAVGMDTVLAGIVHMVDQAQATKLPIQKQVDRISAVFVPSVMAVSGLTFAGWGLAGAPFATAFGNAITVLLIACPCALGLATPAAIMVGTGQAAKKGVYIRNGESLEVATKLDAIVFDKTGTITEGKPKVSDLLKVSRLGEEKIIMLAASAEHNSEHFLARAIVDYARDREIRLKESSHFYSETGRGIEAEVDGRKLLLGNLTWMEDRQIDVGALLERAGHFSEQGKTPVFMAVNGKQAAVFGIADKPRVEAVDAIGRLHKLGVETLMVTGDTEKTAHYIAAKVGIDQVVANAKPDEKLAIIRSLQQQGKKVGMIGDGINDAPALAAADVGFAIGSGTDIAIESADLTLVQGDISRVTDTIALSADTINIIKQNLFWAFGYNTVAIPVAAMGRLNPMVASAAMALSSVSVIVNSLRLSKK; via the coding sequence ATGGACGCCATCCCTCCCAATTATCAAAACTTTCGTCTTGTTCATCAGCTGAAAAGACGTATCCGCATCGTTTCACCGATATTAAAAAATGATCTCGAGCGAGGCTATATTTTTGAAATTTTGTTGAAAAAAAGGCCGGAAATCAAAAAAGTGCGCTCGGTTTTCGCCATCGGCTCGGTGGTGATCGAATTCGACGCCGACCGCTTGCCGAAGAAAAATCTGTTGATACTGTTGGAGGCGGTGCTGGGCAATATCGCGCAAAAAAACAGCGCCAGCATCAAGAGTGGAAAAAAGGTCTTGTCTGGCCCGGTGCAGGAAATCGACTTGGCGGTCGAGGGCATGAGTTGCGCTTCATGCGCCTTGTTGATCGAAATGATGCTGAATCGCGACGAAAGGATCAAGTCGGCCAGCGTCAATTTCGCCACCGAAACGGTGACCGTGCATGGACAGTTGAACAAGGAGGATGTGGCGGCGCGGATCGAATGCTTAGGTTATGGCGCGTTCTCGATGGATTCCTTGTCGCAGCGTAAGAGCCTGATCGTCAAGGAGCAGCGTAGAATCGAGGCGGCCCGAAAACGAGTCATCTGGTCTGGAATCTTGAGTCTGCCGGTCGTCGCGATTGCGATGACGATGAGCAAATCGCGCTGGACGCACTGGCTGCAATTTTTGCTGACCACGCCGGTGGTGTTCGGCGCCGGCAAACAATTTTTCGTCAAGGCAGGGAAGCTGGCCAAGCAGCGGGCGGCTAACATGGACTCCTTGATCGCGCTAGGCGTCGGTTCGGCCTATGGTTATAGTCTGCCGGCCTTGCTGCGCCGTCGCGGCCATCTTTATTTCGAGGCCGCCGCCGCGATTATCACCTTCGTATTGCTGGGACGCTACTTGGAAGAGCGGGCCAGAGGCAAAGCCGGCGAAGCGATCCGCAAACTGGTCGATTTGCAGCCGCAAACCGCGACGTTATTGCGCGACGGCGAGGAGATCGATGTCGATGTCGATGAGGTTCAGGTCGATGATGTGTTGCTGATCAGGCCGGGGGAAAAAATCCCCACCGACGGCGTTGTGATTTTCGGCGTATCCACCGTCGATGAGGCGATGGTGACCGGCGAAAGCCTGCCGGTGGTCAAGGAAAGCGGTCATCAGGTCATCGGCGGCTGTGTCAACGGTAATGGCGTTCTGCAGATCAGGGCGACCGCGGTCGGCATGGATACGGTACTGGCCGGGATCGTTCATATGGTTGATCAGGCCCAGGCGACCAAGTTGCCGATACAGAAGCAGGTCGATAGAATTTCCGCGGTATTCGTGCCGTCGGTGATGGCGGTGTCGGGCTTGACGTTTGCCGGATGGGGCTTGGCCGGCGCGCCGTTCGCAACGGCCTTCGGCAATGCGATCACCGTGTTGTTGATCGCCTGCCCCTGTGCGTTGGGTTTGGCTACGCCGGCTGCGATCATGGTCGGCACCGGCCAGGCGGCGAAGAAGGGCGTTTATATCCGCAACGGCGAAAGCCTGGAAGTGGCGACCAAGCTGGACGCCATCGTTTTCGATAAAACCGGAACGATTACCGAAGGCAAGCCGAAGGTCAGCGATCTATTGAAAGTATCGCGTCTGGGCGAGGAAAAAATCATCATGCTGGCGGCCTCGGCGGAACATAATTCCGAACACTTTCTGGCCAGAGCCATCGTCGATTATGCCCGTGATCGTGAGATCAGGTTGAAAGAGAGCAGCCATTTTTACAGCGAAACCGGGCGCGGCATCGAAGCCGAAGTGGATGGTCGAAAGCTGTTGCTGGGAAATCTGACCTGGATGGAAGACCGGCAGATCGATGTTGGCGCATTGCTGGAGCGGGCCGGACATTTTTCCGAGCAGGGTAAAACGCCGGTGTTCATGGCCGTCAACGGCAAACAGGCGGCGGTGTTCGGCATCGCCGACAAGCCTAGGGTGGAGGCGGTCGATGCGATCGGGCGTCTGCATAAACTGGGTGTCGAGACGCTGATGGTGACCGGCGATACCGAAAAAACGGCGCATTATATTGCCGCGAAAGTCGGCATCGATCAGGTGGTCGCCAATGCCAAGCCTGATGAAAAACTGGCCATCATTCGCTCGTTGCAACAGCAAGGAAAAAAGGTCGGTATGATCGGTGACGGCATCAACGATGCGCCGGCGCTGGCCGCTGCCGATGTCGGCTTCGCCATCGGCAGCGGAACTGACATCGCCATCGAATCGGCCGACCTGACGCTGGTGCAAGGCGATATATCCCGGGTCACCGACACCATCGCACTCAGCGCCGACACGATCAACATTATCAAGCAGAACCTGTTTTGGGCGTTCGGCTACAATACCGTCGCGATACCGGTCGCGGCGATGGGGCGCTTGAACCCGATGGTGGCTTCGGCGGCGATGGCGCTCAGTTCGGTTTCTGTCATCGTCAATTCATTAAGATTAAGTAAAAAATAG
- the rplM gene encoding 50S ribosomal protein L13 produces MKTFSAKPAEVKRDWYVIDAEGKTLGRLATEIARRLRGKHKPEYTPHVDTGDYIIVVNAEKVAVTGNKENGKMYHHHTGYVGNLKSVSLGKLRKTFPDRIIMTAVKGMLPSNPLGRAMFKKLKVYAGPEHNHQAQQPKALEI; encoded by the coding sequence ATGAAAACATTTAGTGCAAAGCCCGCAGAAGTTAAGCGCGATTGGTACGTAATTGATGCAGAAGGAAAGACATTGGGTCGCCTTGCTACTGAAATTGCACGACGTCTTCGCGGAAAACATAAACCAGAATATACGCCTCATGTCGATACAGGTGATTACATTATCGTCGTGAATGCCGAGAAAGTTGCCGTGACCGGTAACAAAGAAAATGGCAAGATGTACCATCATCACACAGGTTATGTCGGTAACTTGAAATCCGTTAGTCTGGGTAAATTAAGAAAAACTTTCCCTGATCGCATTATCATGACTGCCGTTAAGGGGATGTTGCCAAGCAATCCTCTAGGACGTGCGATGTTCAAGAAACTGAAAGTTTATGCGGGTCCTGAACACAATCATCAGGCCCAACAACCGAAAGCGTTAGAAATATAG
- the rpsI gene encoding 30S ribosomal protein S9 codes for MMAAQYYGTGRRKSAVARVYATTGSGKFTINSKPVDQYFGRKTDEMVAKQPLELLEKSGDFDVNVIVKGSGPSGQAGAIRHGLARALMEFDETLRSPLRKAGYVTRDARIVERKKVGLHKARKRPQYSKR; via the coding sequence ATTATGGCAGCTCAATATTATGGAACAGGTCGTCGTAAAAGCGCCGTTGCGCGTGTTTACGCCACTACCGGTTCGGGTAAATTCACGATCAATAGCAAACCAGTAGATCAGTATTTCGGTCGTAAAACCGATGAGATGGTCGCAAAACAACCTCTGGAATTGCTGGAAAAAAGCGGCGACTTCGATGTCAATGTCATCGTTAAAGGCAGCGGACCTTCTGGACAGGCTGGCGCGATTCGTCACGGTCTGGCCCGGGCGCTGATGGAATTCGATGAGACGTTGAGATCTCCGTTGAGAAAAGCCGGTTATGTGACTCGCGACGCGCGTATTGTCGAACGTAAAAAAGTGGGTTTGCACAAAGCGAGAAAACGTCCTCAATACTCGAAACGTTAA
- a CDS encoding fused MFS/spermidine synthase has translation MNKTAESRSDRSLSLILLFAGTLFISATLMFVVQPMFGKLLLPLLGGTPAVWNTCMVFYQILLFLGYLYAHYLGVKQEKHRQILIHTVVLLISFIALPVALPEGATPPTESNPTPWLIWTLFIAIGLPFFVVSATAPLLQKWFAQVGHHTSHDPYFLYAASNAGSLLALLSYPFILEPNIGLAEQRLLWSAGYVLLAVLIGACAFMLWRSHQQAMANPLVDDEIDIANLKLSTKLHWLVLAFVPSSLLLGLTNFISTDIASVPLLWIIPLTLYLLSFVLVFSKWADKIHPLMVSLQPIVLLPFIAYSFINPAVLPYWLDLTLHLLAFFLAVMVCHGELARMRPHTHHLTDFYLIMSFAGMLGGMFNTFVAPFIFDAVYEYPLMIVAALMLRPGFFSQKWTLQAAFPALLLLAGLTVYALADNLAHYLDSIGAGLILLAGLTYSFRKRPLSLALLSGIILFFTSGLHSLLSNTLYQERSFFGVFSVRESVLTDENGRPEKYHELFHGTTKHGAQRLVPEKVTTPLTYYSRPGPMGQLFKVFDGQNDHWVIGSIGLGAGAMACYAEPQQHWSFYEIDPLVIKIAQNPDYFTYLQRCAPDADMVVGDARLSLTDEADQKFDLLILDAFSSDSVPTHLLTREAIQLYFAKLKPNGLLAFHITNRHLALKKVLADHTRHLQLAALIQEFKPQQSIPLVVATDWVVLARKEALLRPLQQSRLGNWQKLPLYFDMKPWTDDFTNIIGIWK, from the coding sequence ATGAATAAAACCGCAGAATCTCGATCAGACCGTAGTCTTTCCCTCATCTTGCTGTTTGCCGGAACCCTGTTTATCAGCGCCACGCTGATGTTTGTCGTGCAACCGATGTTCGGCAAGTTATTATTGCCGTTGCTCGGCGGCACGCCGGCGGTTTGGAATACCTGTATGGTTTTTTACCAGATTCTGCTGTTTCTCGGTTACCTGTATGCCCATTATCTGGGCGTCAAGCAGGAAAAACATCGACAGATACTGATTCATACCGTCGTTTTGCTGATCAGCTTCATCGCCCTGCCCGTCGCCTTACCGGAAGGCGCCACGCCGCCGACCGAAAGCAACCCGACGCCCTGGCTGATCTGGACGCTGTTTATTGCCATCGGCCTGCCCTTTTTTGTCGTCTCGGCAACCGCCCCCTTGCTGCAAAAATGGTTCGCCCAGGTCGGCCACCATACCAGCCATGACCCTTATTTTCTCTATGCCGCCAGCAATGCCGGCAGCCTATTGGCATTGCTGAGCTACCCGTTCATCCTGGAGCCCAATATCGGTCTGGCGGAGCAACGCTTGCTCTGGAGCGCCGGCTACGTTTTGCTCGCCGTCTTGATCGGCGCCTGTGCTTTTATGCTGTGGCGCAGTCATCAGCAAGCCATGGCGAATCCGCTCGTCGACGACGAAATCGATATTGCCAATCTCAAACTCAGCACCAAACTGCATTGGCTAGTACTGGCCTTCGTCCCCTCCAGTCTGTTGTTGGGCCTGACTAATTTCATCAGCACAGACATCGCCTCGGTGCCCTTGTTATGGATCATCCCGTTAACGTTGTATCTGTTGTCTTTTGTCCTGGTATTTTCCAAATGGGCAGATAAGATTCATCCGCTGATGGTCTCCCTGCAGCCGATCGTGCTATTGCCGTTTATCGCTTACTCCTTCATCAATCCGGCGGTACTTCCCTATTGGCTGGACCTGACTCTGCATTTGCTGGCCTTTTTTCTGGCGGTCATGGTCTGTCACGGTGAACTGGCTAGGATGCGTCCGCACACCCATCACCTGACCGATTTTTACCTGATCATGTCGTTTGCCGGCATGCTCGGCGGCATGTTCAACACCTTTGTCGCGCCCTTTATCTTCGACGCGGTATATGAATATCCGCTGATGATCGTCGCCGCGTTAATGTTGCGCCCCGGCTTTTTCAGCCAAAAATGGACTTTGCAGGCCGCTTTCCCCGCTTTGTTATTGTTGGCGGGGCTGACAGTGTATGCGCTGGCCGACAACCTGGCCCACTACCTGGACAGCATCGGCGCCGGTCTGATACTGCTGGCCGGCTTAACCTATTCGTTCCGTAAACGGCCGCTCAGCCTCGCGCTGTTAAGCGGAATTATCTTATTCTTCACCAGCGGTCTACACAGTTTGCTGTCCAACACCCTCTATCAGGAACGCAGTTTCTTCGGGGTATTTTCGGTCCGGGAAAGCGTATTGACCGATGAAAACGGCCGCCCGGAAAAATATCACGAGTTATTCCATGGCACGACCAAACACGGCGCCCAACGCCTGGTTCCCGAAAAAGTTACGACGCCGCTGACTTACTACAGCCGCCCCGGTCCTATGGGCCAGCTGTTCAAGGTCTTTGATGGCCAGAATGATCATTGGGTGATCGGATCGATCGGTTTGGGCGCCGGCGCGATGGCTTGCTATGCCGAACCCCAGCAACATTGGAGCTTTTACGAAATCGACCCGCTGGTCATTAAAATCGCGCAAAATCCGGATTATTTCACTTATTTGCAACGCTGCGCACCCGATGCCGATATGGTGGTGGGCGATGCCCGCTTATCGCTGACCGACGAGGCCGATCAAAAATTCGATTTGCTGATTTTGGATGCCTTCAGCTCCGATTCCGTGCCGACGCATTTACTGACCCGGGAAGCAATCCAGTTATATTTTGCTAAACTGAAACCTAACGGTTTGTTGGCATTTCATATCACCAACCGCCACCTGGCTTTGAAAAAAGTCCTGGCCGACCATACGAGACATCTGCAATTGGCGGCGCTGATACAGGAATTCAAACCGCAGCAATCCATTCCGCTGGTGGTCGCCACCGATTGGGTGGTGTTGGCTAGAAAAGAAGCTTTGCTGCGGCCCTTGCAGCAAAGCCGTCTGGGTAACTGGCAAAAACTCCCCTTGTATTTTGACATGAAGCCATGGACCGATGACTTCACTAACATAATTGGAATTTGGAAATAA